One Luteibacter aegosomaticola genomic window carries:
- a CDS encoding TOBE domain-containing protein has translation MDQPLPQTLAAGRGLRRRGGEGYTAGILPMDDPMLQFEGSLWLAEGDRRWGGADRVALLVQVGQTGSITAAAKAAGMSYKGAWDAIEAMNNLAGEPLVLRSTGGKGGGGASLTPRAERLIASFRSIESAHRQFVEQLASFGEDVAYDIHLLRRLTMRTSARNQLAGTVDRVEQGVVNDSIAITTTGGARVVATVTRESTEQLALAPGRPVVALIKASWIILGLPGEGRLSAPNQLAGKVSGIQLGAVNSEISVALDGGGSITAIVTKESVDALGLAEGTAVLAIFDASSVIVGVTD, from the coding sequence ATGGATCAGCCCCTTCCGCAAACGCTTGCGGCTGGCCGGGGCCTGCGGCGCCGCGGGGGAGAGGGTTACACTGCCGGCATCCTTCCCATGGACGACCCGATGCTCCAGTTCGAAGGCTCTCTATGGCTCGCCGAAGGCGACCGGCGTTGGGGTGGCGCCGACCGCGTGGCCCTGCTGGTTCAGGTGGGCCAGACCGGCTCGATCACCGCTGCGGCCAAGGCGGCTGGCATGAGCTACAAGGGTGCCTGGGACGCGATCGAGGCGATGAACAACCTGGCGGGCGAGCCGCTGGTGCTGCGTTCGACCGGGGGCAAAGGGGGCGGCGGGGCGTCGCTCACGCCCCGGGCCGAGCGTCTGATCGCCTCCTTCCGCAGTATCGAATCCGCCCATCGGCAGTTCGTTGAGCAGCTGGCCTCGTTCGGTGAGGACGTGGCCTATGACATCCATCTCCTGAGGCGCCTGACCATGCGAACCAGCGCAAGAAACCAGTTGGCCGGGACCGTCGATCGCGTCGAGCAAGGCGTCGTCAACGACAGCATCGCTATCACGACCACCGGCGGCGCCCGCGTGGTGGCTACCGTTACTCGTGAAAGTACGGAACAACTGGCCCTCGCCCCCGGCCGACCGGTCGTGGCCCTGATCAAGGCGAGCTGGATCATCCTCGGTCTGCCGGGGGAAGGGCGCCTGTCGGCACCCAATCAGCTGGCCGGGAAGGTCTCGGGGATTCAGCTCGGTGCGGTGAATTCCGAAATCAGCGTGGCGCTGGACGGTGGCGGCTCCATCACCGCGATCGTCACGAAAGAGAGCGTGGATGCGCTCGGGTTGGCCGAAGGCACGGCCGTGCTGGCGATCTTCGATGCGTCGTCGGTGATCGTGGGTGTGACCGACTGA
- a CDS encoding metallophosphoesterase: protein MALIAPLMDGPIDLIGDIHGEIDALRDLVERLGYSESGHHPDGRRLVFVGDLCDRGPDSPAVVAFVAGLVEAGQAQCVLGNHELNILRGERREGNGWFFEHDHDKEEGKFLNCATVPADMRSPILDFFSSLPVALEGPGLRVVHACWQEDVIGLVRTEADGDTSISFERWEEELHDRLHAEGIFAAAETEQAEFGALLHEASARIPMLPNIATLDQARQMANPLRVVTSGVERATAAPFYASGKWRMVERVAWWNEYESDVPVVMGHYWRWPVPVDRAAFGKAGPDLFDGAPFDEPLGARQNVYCIDYSVGRRFQERLKGGPFQTRLGALRWPERELVFDGL, encoded by the coding sequence ATGGCATTGATCGCACCGCTCATGGATGGGCCGATCGACCTCATTGGCGATATTCACGGCGAAATCGATGCCTTGCGTGACCTGGTGGAGCGCCTCGGTTATAGCGAATCGGGACATCATCCCGACGGGCGCCGGTTGGTCTTCGTGGGCGATCTCTGCGATCGCGGGCCGGATAGCCCCGCGGTCGTCGCGTTTGTCGCCGGTCTGGTAGAGGCAGGGCAAGCGCAATGCGTGCTGGGCAATCACGAGCTGAACATCCTGCGCGGCGAGCGCAGGGAGGGTAACGGCTGGTTCTTCGAGCACGACCACGACAAGGAAGAAGGTAAGTTCCTCAACTGTGCAACCGTCCCCGCCGACATGCGCTCGCCGATCCTCGATTTCTTTAGCTCGCTGCCAGTCGCGCTGGAAGGCCCGGGCCTTCGCGTAGTGCATGCGTGCTGGCAGGAGGATGTGATCGGCCTGGTGCGTACCGAGGCCGATGGCGACACCTCGATCAGCTTTGAACGCTGGGAAGAAGAGCTGCACGATCGCCTGCATGCCGAGGGCATATTCGCCGCGGCGGAGACCGAGCAGGCCGAGTTCGGCGCGCTGTTGCACGAGGCGTCCGCGCGGATTCCCATGTTGCCTAACATCGCCACGCTCGATCAGGCCAGGCAGATGGCGAATCCACTACGTGTGGTCACCTCGGGCGTGGAGCGCGCGACCGCCGCGCCGTTCTACGCGAGCGGCAAATGGCGGATGGTCGAGCGCGTCGCGTGGTGGAACGAATACGAAAGCGATGTCCCGGTGGTGATGGGCCATTACTGGCGCTGGCCCGTACCCGTGGATCGTGCGGCCTTTGGCAAAGCCGGCCCGGACCTGTTCGACGGCGCGCCCTTCGATGAGCCGCTAGGTGCCCGGCAGAACGTCTACTGCATCGATTACTCCGTCGGTCGCCGCTTCCAGGAGCGGTTGAAGGGCGGGCCGTTCCAGACCCGCCTTGGTGCGCTGCGCTGGCCTGAGCGCGAGCTGGTGTTCGACGGGCTTTAA
- a CDS encoding FMN-dependent NADH-azoreductase, with product MSHLLVIETSARGERSVSRQMTRRFVDRWRKADPSGTIVTRDLPTTGLTFITAEWLQAYFTPPHLQTAETQRALGLSDTLIAELLAADHLVIATPVYNYNVPSSLKAWVDHIVRKGKTLGFDGKGLVTGKRATLLIASGGVYTEGSPIRDFDIATRYLKVILGVIGITDVSVVAGGGAKAVDLGETTMEAFVDNLDERIEAACA from the coding sequence ATGTCCCACCTGCTCGTCATTGAAACCAGTGCTCGCGGCGAGCGCTCCGTCTCGCGCCAGATGACCCGCCGGTTCGTGGACCGCTGGCGGAAGGCCGACCCGAGCGGCACCATCGTCACGCGCGATCTGCCGACCACAGGCCTCACCTTCATCACGGCGGAGTGGCTCCAGGCCTACTTCACACCGCCTCACCTGCAGACCGCCGAGACCCAGCGTGCCCTTGGCCTCTCCGACACGCTGATCGCCGAACTCCTCGCGGCCGATCACCTCGTCATCGCCACGCCGGTCTACAACTACAACGTGCCGTCGTCACTGAAGGCATGGGTCGACCACATCGTCCGCAAGGGCAAGACGCTGGGCTTCGATGGCAAAGGCCTGGTAACCGGCAAGCGCGCGACGCTGCTCATCGCTTCGGGCGGCGTCTACACCGAAGGCTCGCCTATCCGTGATTTCGATATCGCCACGCGGTACCTGAAGGTGATCCTCGGCGTAATCGGGATTACCGACGTCAGCGTGGTGGCAGGCGGCGGGGCCAAGGCAGTGGATCTCGGCGAAACCACGATGGAGGCGTTCGTCGATAACCTCGACGAACGCATCGAGGCAGCGTGCGCCTAA
- a CDS encoding LysR family transcriptional regulator gives MDGIGVIGSLTLDQLTILVTIVDTGSFSAAGRKLGRVQSAISQAIATLESLQGVSLFDRAGHRPVLTETGRALVAQARTVLESAERFEAAAARARTGVEPELVIAIDPLVPTAPLMESLRGLAVAYPNLPVTFSTEGLGGSLRRLRDGTAAIGICLLLPEVPEDVTARAMMRVRMRPVVAPHHPLASLGRPATRGDLEPHVQLVLSDPVDTERGNYGLSSSRLWRFVDLGRRMDFLLAGFGWCRMPEHLVEAPIAAGQLQYLELAEDPTPPEGLAIYAAHARHRPPGPAGRWLLAEFWRHLVMDKLVAE, from the coding sequence ATGGATGGGATCGGTGTGATCGGTAGCCTGACGCTCGACCAGCTGACGATCCTGGTGACGATCGTCGACACCGGCAGTTTTTCCGCGGCAGGGCGCAAGCTGGGCCGCGTGCAATCGGCGATCAGCCAGGCCATCGCGACGCTCGAGTCGCTCCAGGGCGTCTCACTGTTCGACCGGGCAGGGCACCGGCCGGTGTTGACCGAAACCGGCCGTGCGCTGGTGGCCCAGGCGCGCACGGTGCTGGAAAGCGCCGAACGATTTGAGGCCGCGGCGGCGCGCGCCCGCACGGGCGTTGAACCCGAGCTGGTGATCGCCATCGATCCGCTCGTGCCGACCGCACCGTTGATGGAGAGCCTGCGCGGGTTGGCGGTGGCTTACCCGAACCTGCCAGTCACGTTCTCGACCGAAGGGCTCGGTGGGTCGCTCCGACGGTTGCGTGATGGAACCGCCGCCATCGGCATCTGCCTGCTCCTGCCCGAGGTGCCTGAGGACGTCACGGCACGCGCGATGATGCGCGTGCGCATGCGCCCCGTCGTCGCGCCACACCATCCGCTGGCGTCGCTCGGCCGTCCCGCCACGCGCGGTGATCTCGAGCCGCATGTGCAACTCGTGCTTTCGGATCCCGTGGACACGGAGCGTGGCAACTATGGCCTTTCGAGCTCGCGGCTATGGCGCTTCGTCGATCTGGGCCGACGCATGGATTTCCTCCTGGCCGGCTTCGGCTGGTGTCGCATGCCCGAGCATCTCGTTGAAGCACCTATCGCCGCCGGTCAGCTGCAATACCTTGAACTCGCCGAAGATCCTACGCCGCCCGAAGGCCTGGCGATCTATGCGGCGCACGCGCGCCACAGGCCGCCAGGGCCTGCGGGGCGTTGGCTATTGGCGGAATTCTGGCGTCACCTGGTGATGGATAAGCTTGTCGCGGAATAA
- a CDS encoding methyl-accepting chemotaxis protein produces the protein MTPFRSTQSRAIAFLAAYFILLVALTLVMIHVFITPELRKSEAALVSRNVNEIGVVITTKLHQVEAQQRSITQTVPLMDSAAIDRLQPGLVDQYGDPDVFGGGIWPLPFKRDPAKERDSTFYARDASNHLQVNTHWNEPTALKYWEQSWYKNGLDAPKGHCLWANAYKDDASAQPRTNCAMAIYKGNDVFGVATIDVTLGFFNHLVADMEKRVNGQILIVEANGTIVSNSTYIKDDIVLKKLSDVAASSPMVAEVARAMPNLKNAPLEADYDDNGAHTLFVQPITGTPWYIATSLPTALITQQSSQILTRLAEVQLPLALLLVVALIIGIRLLMKQLGVLRDNIDTLNSGDADLTRRLPDGSGSEYNAVVASFNGFVERLQGMMRQINHSTTAIASAATQIASGNMDLSQRTEEQASSLEETAASMEELTATVRQNADNAKQANTLARDAASAAQRGGEVVGQVVVTMDAISASSSRINEIVSVIDGIAFQTNLLALNASVEAARAGEQGRGFAVVAGEVRNLAQSSATAARDIKQLIAGASEDVARGAELVSHAGTTIRDLTAHVGHVATYMDEIMAASQEQSQGIDQVSRTVTQLDDMTQQNAALVEEAAAAAKAMEDQTHALKAVVGAFRL, from the coding sequence ATGACCCCCTTCCGTTCCACCCAGTCCCGCGCCATTGCCTTCCTGGCGGCTTATTTCATCCTGCTGGTCGCGCTCACCCTGGTAATGATCCACGTGTTCATTACCCCGGAACTGCGCAAATCCGAGGCGGCGCTGGTCAGCCGTAATGTCAACGAGATCGGCGTGGTCATCACGACCAAGCTCCACCAGGTCGAAGCCCAGCAGCGCAGCATCACGCAAACCGTGCCGCTGATGGACAGCGCCGCGATCGACCGCCTCCAGCCGGGCCTGGTCGACCAGTACGGCGATCCCGACGTCTTCGGTGGCGGCATCTGGCCCCTGCCCTTCAAGCGCGACCCGGCCAAGGAGCGCGACAGCACCTTCTACGCCCGCGATGCCTCCAACCACCTCCAGGTGAACACCCACTGGAACGAGCCCACGGCACTCAAGTACTGGGAACAGAGCTGGTACAAGAACGGCCTGGATGCACCCAAGGGCCATTGCCTGTGGGCGAATGCGTATAAGGACGACGCGAGCGCCCAGCCGCGCACCAACTGCGCGATGGCGATCTACAAGGGCAATGACGTCTTCGGCGTCGCCACGATCGACGTGACGCTGGGCTTCTTCAATCACCTCGTCGCCGACATGGAGAAGCGGGTCAACGGCCAGATCCTGATCGTTGAAGCCAATGGCACCATCGTCAGCAACAGCACTTACATCAAGGACGATATCGTCCTGAAGAAGCTCTCGGACGTTGCCGCTTCGTCGCCCATGGTGGCGGAAGTGGCGCGCGCGATGCCGAACCTGAAGAATGCGCCGCTTGAAGCGGACTACGACGACAACGGCGCCCACACGCTCTTCGTGCAGCCGATCACCGGCACGCCCTGGTACATCGCGACGAGCCTGCCCACCGCACTTATTACCCAGCAGAGCTCGCAGATCCTGACGCGCCTGGCCGAAGTGCAGCTGCCGCTCGCGCTGTTGCTGGTCGTGGCGCTGATCATCGGCATCCGCCTGCTGATGAAGCAGCTCGGCGTCCTGCGCGACAACATTGATACGTTGAATTCGGGCGATGCCGACCTGACCCGCCGCCTCCCGGACGGCAGCGGCAGCGAATACAACGCCGTGGTAGCGAGCTTCAACGGTTTCGTCGAGCGCCTGCAGGGCATGATGCGCCAGATCAACCACAGCACGACGGCCATCGCCTCCGCGGCGACGCAGATCGCCAGCGGCAACATGGACCTCTCGCAGCGCACCGAAGAACAGGCCAGCTCGCTGGAAGAAACCGCCGCGTCGATGGAAGAGCTGACCGCCACCGTGCGCCAGAACGCCGACAACGCGAAGCAAGCCAATACGCTCGCCCGCGATGCCGCCAGCGCCGCGCAGCGCGGCGGTGAAGTGGTCGGCCAGGTGGTCGTCACCATGGACGCCATCAGCGCTTCCTCCTCCCGCATCAACGAGATCGTCAGCGTCATCGACGGCATCGCGTTCCAGACGAACCTGCTCGCATTGAACGCTTCAGTGGAAGCCGCGCGCGCTGGCGAACAGGGTCGCGGCTTCGCGGTCGTCGCGGGCGAAGTCCGCAATCTTGCACAGAGCTCGGCCACCGCGGCCCGCGATATCAAGCAGCTGATCGCCGGAGCAAGCGAAGACGTCGCGCGTGGCGCCGAGCTGGTGAGCCATGCCGGCACGACCATTCGCGACCTCACCGCCCACGTCGGCCACGTCGCCACGTACATGGACGAGATCATGGCCGCCAGCCAGGAACAGAGCCAGGGTATCGACCAGGTCAGCCGCACGGTCACCCAGCTCGACGACATGACCCAGCAGAATGCCGCGCTTGTGGAAGAAGCGGCGGCGGCTGCGAAGGCCATGGAAGACCAGACGCATGCGCTGAAGGCAGTGGTCGGGGCTTTCAGGCTCTAA
- a CDS encoding class I SAM-dependent methyltransferase, translated as MKSTLLAVAIAAAVLSSAAVSAAPPPSKATIAAAVADTHRPASDTEQDAVRRPADLVAFSKVKAGDTVMDVWPGHGYWSRLFSPVVGAKGKVYAYVPAEIADAKSDPVALAKAIGAEPAYGNVQEISDPLAQQPPPDMFNKFDVVWTFENYHDMHDSFMKGASVDGFNQAIFKLVKPGGYYVIVDHAAAKGQGLKNTEDLHRIDPATVKAEVEKAGFVLDGESSVLANAADDHSLKVFDPAVKGKTDRFMLRFKKPAK; from the coding sequence ATGAAGTCCACTCTTCTTGCCGTGGCCATTGCCGCGGCCGTTCTTTCCTCGGCGGCTGTATCCGCCGCACCGCCGCCGTCCAAGGCGACCATCGCGGCCGCCGTGGCAGACACGCACCGGCCGGCAAGTGACACGGAGCAGGATGCGGTCAGGCGCCCCGCGGACCTGGTGGCTTTCTCGAAGGTGAAGGCCGGCGACACCGTGATGGACGTGTGGCCCGGCCACGGCTACTGGAGCCGTCTGTTCTCGCCGGTCGTCGGTGCCAAGGGCAAGGTCTATGCCTATGTTCCTGCAGAGATCGCCGACGCCAAGAGCGACCCGGTGGCGCTCGCCAAGGCCATCGGTGCGGAGCCCGCTTACGGGAACGTGCAGGAGATTTCGGATCCGCTCGCTCAGCAGCCGCCGCCCGATATGTTCAATAAGTTCGACGTCGTCTGGACGTTCGAGAACTATCACGACATGCACGATAGCTTCATGAAGGGCGCGAGCGTCGATGGCTTCAACCAGGCGATCTTCAAGCTGGTGAAGCCAGGTGGCTACTACGTGATCGTCGACCACGCCGCGGCAAAGGGGCAGGGGCTGAAGAACACGGAAGACCTGCACCGGATCGATCCGGCGACGGTCAAGGCCGAAGTCGAGAAGGCCGGGTTCGTGCTGGATGGCGAGTCATCGGTGCTGGCCAATGCCGCGGACGATCATTCGTTGAAGGTGTTTGACCCGGCGGTGAAGGGCAAGACGGATCGCTTCATGCTTCGGTTCAAGAAGCCCGCGAAATAG
- a CDS encoding S1 family peptidase, with amino-acid sequence MKWTLAVCLWVVSSAAGAVITRADVDEAKYRASASELPALADLPDEGHGVLIAPRWVVTAAHAAPMQMPGMDSDVVIGGVARRIARVVIYPGYKKLPNEIATEALASGDLSKIYDFLAASNDIALIELVSPVTDVAPVPLYRGHEEVGMTVELMGKGASGNGAMGKDPGSAHRTVLRHAFNVIVGADDRYVSYRFDPPPAALPLEGITGSGDSGGPLLVGTGSARQLVGLASWSRYPKDHPFWKEWTPKKPFVEGLYGVVVNAVRVSHYSQWIDSVMSGK; translated from the coding sequence ATGAAGTGGACTCTCGCTGTTTGCCTTTGGGTGGTTTCAAGCGCTGCGGGCGCCGTCATCACCCGGGCAGACGTTGATGAAGCGAAATATCGAGCCTCGGCATCGGAACTTCCCGCCCTGGCCGATTTGCCCGACGAGGGGCATGGCGTGCTCATTGCCCCTCGCTGGGTCGTCACCGCCGCACACGCGGCGCCTATGCAGATGCCGGGCATGGATTCTGACGTGGTCATCGGTGGCGTGGCGCGGCGGATTGCACGTGTCGTTATCTATCCCGGGTACAAGAAGCTACCGAACGAGATCGCCACGGAGGCGTTGGCCTCGGGTGATCTATCCAAAATCTATGATTTCCTTGCCGCGTCCAATGACATCGCCCTGATTGAGCTCGTGTCACCGGTTACCGATGTCGCTCCCGTGCCGCTTTATCGCGGGCATGAGGAGGTTGGCATGACGGTGGAGCTGATGGGGAAGGGCGCTAGCGGCAATGGCGCCATGGGAAAGGATCCAGGTAGCGCGCACCGCACCGTTTTGCGGCATGCGTTCAATGTGATCGTTGGCGCCGATGACCGGTACGTCTCTTATCGCTTCGATCCGCCGCCGGCGGCCCTTCCGCTCGAGGGCATCACCGGGAGCGGCGATAGTGGTGGCCCACTGCTCGTGGGGACGGGGAGCGCGAGGCAGCTTGTCGGGCTAGCTTCGTGGAGCCGATATCCCAAGGACCATCCGTTCTGGAAGGAATGGACGCCGAAGAAGCCGTTCGTCGAGGGCCTCTACGGCGTCGTCGTGAATGCCGTTCGCGTTTCACACTATTCCCAGTGGATTGACAGTGTGATGTCCGGCAAGTAA
- a CDS encoding helix-turn-helix domain-containing protein: MTPAFFYSEQVDAPPRVEACWETTVSVDGDYVVLPDGRMDLIVRFQVSPDGCLTQPTVMIIGASSVPTTVPVREAQVFMGIRFKPGYGACLGVPPTRLADDALHGQEARAVLPDQVAAVLDASQMTVARTAMRKLALVVASRHIRMAPAALTAIDRIHSSGGRTSVALLAQELRVPERTLRRQMHDAIGLTPKQFASVMRFQRTMRLLDSGSQGSLAEIAIEGGYSDQAHMTREFRRHGGFTPGDRPPATLVTLPLAD; the protein is encoded by the coding sequence ATGACACCAGCCTTTTTCTATTCCGAGCAAGTGGATGCGCCGCCTCGCGTCGAGGCCTGTTGGGAAACGACAGTGTCCGTGGACGGCGATTATGTGGTCCTCCCGGACGGTCGAATGGACCTGATCGTTCGTTTTCAGGTCAGCCCGGACGGATGCCTGACACAGCCCACCGTGATGATCATCGGGGCGTCGAGCGTGCCGACGACTGTTCCGGTCCGGGAAGCGCAGGTCTTTATGGGTATCCGATTCAAGCCTGGCTATGGGGCGTGTCTCGGTGTGCCGCCCACGCGCCTGGCGGACGATGCGTTGCATGGACAGGAGGCACGTGCGGTGCTGCCCGATCAGGTGGCTGCGGTTCTGGACGCCAGCCAGATGACGGTGGCGCGAACAGCCATGCGCAAGCTGGCGCTCGTCGTCGCATCCCGGCACATACGCATGGCTCCGGCAGCTCTCACGGCCATCGATCGGATCCACAGCAGCGGCGGCCGTACCTCAGTCGCCCTGCTTGCCCAAGAGCTTCGCGTGCCTGAACGTACCTTACGCAGACAAATGCACGACGCGATCGGACTGACGCCAAAGCAGTTCGCGTCTGTCATGCGCTTCCAACGTACGATGCGCCTTCTGGACTCCGGCAGCCAGGGGAGTCTGGCGGAGATTGCCATTGAAGGTGGGTATAGCGATCAGGCACATATGACGCGAGAGTTCAGGCGCCACGGGGGATTCACTCCCGGTGACCGACCCCCGGCCACGCTGGTGACGCTGCCCTTGGCCGATTAA
- a CDS encoding VOC family protein yields the protein MRFGYTILYVPDVAATVGFYEQAIGLTRRFIHESGMYAEMETGGTVLAFAHLSMAEANGLQVTPPNAAQPAPPVEICFVADDPELAFEHAVKHGAALVRPVEEKPWGQKVGHLRDLNGFVIEICSAM from the coding sequence ATGCGCTTTGGTTATACGATTCTCTACGTGCCCGACGTGGCTGCCACGGTGGGATTCTATGAGCAGGCCATCGGTCTTACGCGTCGCTTCATCCACGAAAGCGGGATGTACGCCGAGATGGAGACCGGCGGCACGGTTCTCGCCTTCGCGCACCTGTCGATGGCCGAGGCTAATGGCTTGCAGGTGACGCCGCCGAATGCTGCACAGCCGGCACCGCCTGTTGAGATCTGCTTCGTTGCAGACGATCCCGAGTTGGCTTTTGAGCACGCGGTGAAGCATGGGGCGGCACTCGTGCGTCCGGTCGAAGAAAAGCCCTGGGGGCAGAAGGTCGGGCACCTGCGCGACCTGAACGGGTTCGTGATCGAGATCTGTTCCGCTATGTGA
- a CDS encoding CHAP domain-containing protein: protein MGILQIGDTGAAVRMLQRQLTGKGYRCDANGIFDALTVRAVKAFQSQNLDQHGQPLVVDGAVGPLTQWSLNHRKPWIETTSAVDYTVMPKSGGTKLGRAALSAAIGEIEAGAGEVGGDNKGPFVAKYFAPARLGTGDPWCAAFLSWCFYSACNEKLDAMPFPYTVGARGVLAQLKKRGFAKGPGENYVPVPGDIVVWWRVSLAGWQGHTGLVHSVKDGMLYTIEGNRSPKVQGFSYVLSRMEKLLGFGHIP, encoded by the coding sequence ATGGGAATTCTGCAGATAGGTGACACGGGCGCCGCAGTGCGCATGCTGCAAAGGCAGCTCACCGGCAAAGGCTACCGGTGCGATGCGAATGGGATTTTCGATGCACTCACCGTGCGTGCCGTGAAAGCCTTCCAGTCGCAAAACCTGGATCAGCATGGTCAGCCACTCGTTGTCGACGGTGCGGTTGGTCCGCTCACCCAATGGAGTCTCAATCACCGAAAGCCATGGATTGAAACGACGAGTGCCGTCGACTACACCGTGATGCCTAAGTCAGGTGGGACCAAGCTAGGCCGTGCCGCGCTCAGCGCCGCCATCGGTGAAATCGAGGCAGGTGCCGGCGAAGTGGGCGGGGACAACAAGGGCCCCTTCGTGGCGAAGTATTTCGCGCCCGCGCGCCTCGGTACGGGTGACCCGTGGTGTGCTGCTTTTCTGAGCTGGTGCTTCTACAGCGCCTGTAATGAAAAACTCGATGCCATGCCGTTTCCTTACACGGTTGGCGCACGAGGGGTCTTGGCGCAACTCAAGAAACGGGGTTTCGCCAAAGGCCCCGGCGAGAATTACGTGCCGGTGCCCGGGGATATTGTCGTCTGGTGGCGTGTCAGCCTTGCCGGATGGCAGGGCCACACAGGCCTCGTGCATTCCGTCAAGGACGGCATGCTCTACACCATTGAAGGCAATCGAAGCCCGAAGGTACAGGGCTTCTCCTATGTGCTCAGCCGCATGGAGAAACTACTCGGCTTTGGGCACATACCCTAG